The Streptomyces sp. NBC_01775 genome includes a region encoding these proteins:
- a CDS encoding DUF6099 family protein, with product MDAVRLIAATRRALALSVAVPDIMAAAWQAQALAGAVGSHLAVSGPAAARAEALGLSEAGSRACGPRHHPALCPRGIRAAQLSKIEDPRRALDDLGALLGEVGVALVGIAVTAEDETLYWQCMETIDAVDETGERVAAILRTLSLRERGSVA from the coding sequence ATGGATGCTGTACGGCTCATCGCTGCGACGCGGCGCGCTCTCGCGCTCAGCGTGGCCGTGCCCGACATCATGGCGGCGGCCTGGCAGGCGCAGGCGCTCGCCGGGGCGGTCGGCAGCCATCTCGCGGTCAGCGGCCCGGCCGCGGCACGGGCCGAAGCACTAGGACTGAGCGAAGCGGGAAGCCGGGCCTGCGGACCCCGGCACCATCCGGCGCTGTGCCCCCGCGGAATCCGGGCCGCACAGCTGTCGAAGATCGAGGATCCGCGGCGCGCCCTGGACGACCTGGGCGCGCTGCTCGGCGAGGTCGGCGTGGCCCTGGTGGGCATCGCGGTCACGGCGGAGGACGAGACGCTGTACTGGCAGTGCATGGAGACCATCGACGCGGTCGACGAGACCGGCGAGCGCGTCGCGGCCATCTTGCGCACGCTCTCCCTGCGCGAGCGCGGAAGCGTGGCGTAG
- the mmuM gene encoding homocysteine S-methyltransferase, with product MRNAPATPLAGALADGVVLLDGGLSNQLEDQGNDLADELWSARLLAEDPAQIEAAHAAYVRAGARVLITSSYQASFEGFARRGLGADDARELFRRSVRLARSAGRAEARAEVRVAGAGPVWVAGSVGPYGAVLADGSEYRGRYGLSVRELTAFHRPRVEALAEAEPDVLALETVPDVAEAEALLGAVAGCGLPVWLSFTVAGGRTRAGQPLAEAFAVAAGNPQVLAVGVNCCAADEVGPALETAARACPGTPLVAYPNSGEGWDARRAAWTGARTFAPSLAREWTARGARLVGGCCRVGPGAIAALGETLGRAG from the coding sequence ATGCGTAACGCTCCCGCCACCCCGCTCGCCGGGGCGCTGGCCGACGGCGTCGTCCTGCTGGACGGGGGCCTGTCCAATCAGCTGGAGGACCAGGGCAACGACCTGGCCGACGAGCTGTGGTCGGCCAGGCTGCTGGCCGAGGACCCCGCGCAGATCGAGGCCGCACACGCCGCGTATGTGCGGGCAGGGGCGCGGGTGCTGATCACCAGCAGCTACCAGGCGTCCTTCGAGGGGTTCGCGCGGCGGGGTCTGGGGGCCGACGACGCCAGGGAGCTCTTCCGCCGCAGCGTCCGCCTCGCCCGCTCGGCGGGCCGCGCCGAAGCCCGCGCCGAAGTCCGCGTCGCGGGGGCCGGGCCGGTGTGGGTCGCCGGTTCCGTCGGCCCGTACGGCGCGGTGCTGGCCGACGGGAGCGAGTACCGGGGCCGGTACGGGCTGAGCGTGCGCGAGTTGACCGCCTTCCACCGGCCCCGGGTCGAGGCGCTGGCCGAGGCGGAGCCCGATGTCCTGGCGCTGGAGACGGTGCCGGACGTGGCCGAGGCCGAGGCGCTGCTGGGTGCCGTGGCCGGGTGCGGGCTGCCGGTGTGGCTGAGCTTCACCGTCGCCGGAGGCCGCACCCGCGCGGGCCAGCCGCTGGCGGAGGCCTTCGCCGTCGCCGCGGGGAACCCCCAGGTGCTGGCCGTCGGCGTCAACTGCTGCGCCGCCGACGAGGTCGGCCCCGCGCTGGAGACCGCCGCACGGGCGTGCCCGGGTACGCCGCTCGTCGCCTACCCCAACAGCGGCGAGGGCTGGGACGCCCGCCGCGCCGCATGGACGGGCGCGCGCACCTTCGCCCCCTCCCTCGCGCGCGAATGGACCGCCCGTGGGGCGCGGCTGGTGGGCGGCTGCTGCCGGGTGGGGCCGGGCGCCATCGCCGCGCTGGGTGAGACGCTGGGCCGCGCCGGGTGA
- a CDS encoding LLM class F420-dependent oxidoreductase: MRLRIFTEPQQGADYDTLLKVAKATEDLGFDAFYRSDHYLAMGDADGLPGPTDAWITLAGLARETSRIRLGTLMTAGTFRLPGALAIQVAQVDAMSGGRVDFGLGSGWYEDEHTAYGIPFPKEKFGRLEEQLAIITGLWETPVGEKFSYEGSYYQLKDSPALPKPYQERIPVLVGGFGAKRTPRLAARYADEFNVPFGSLADSERQFDRVRAAAEEQGRAASDLVYSNALVACVGKDDAEVARRAAAIGRDVAELKENGLAGTPAEVIDKAGQYGELGSSRLYLQILDLSDLDHLTLIADQVQSQLS, encoded by the coding sequence ATGCGACTGCGAATCTTCACGGAGCCCCAGCAGGGGGCCGACTACGACACACTCCTCAAGGTCGCCAAGGCCACCGAGGACCTCGGCTTCGACGCCTTTTACCGCTCCGACCACTATCTGGCCATGGGCGACGCGGACGGCCTGCCGGGCCCCACCGATGCCTGGATCACCCTTGCGGGACTGGCCAGGGAGACCAGCCGGATCCGGCTGGGCACCCTCATGACGGCCGGCACCTTCCGGCTGCCGGGAGCGCTGGCGATCCAGGTCGCCCAGGTCGACGCCATGTCCGGGGGCCGGGTCGACTTCGGCCTGGGCTCGGGCTGGTACGAGGACGAGCACACCGCCTACGGCATCCCCTTCCCCAAGGAGAAGTTCGGGCGCCTGGAGGAGCAGCTCGCCATCATCACCGGGCTGTGGGAGACGCCGGTGGGCGAGAAGTTCAGCTACGAGGGCTCCTACTACCAGCTCAAGGACTCCCCCGCGCTGCCCAAGCCGTACCAGGAGCGCATCCCGGTCCTCGTCGGCGGCTTCGGCGCCAAGCGCACCCCGCGCCTGGCCGCGCGGTACGCCGACGAGTTCAACGTCCCCTTCGGCTCCCTGGCCGACAGCGAGCGGCAGTTCGACCGGGTCCGCGCCGCAGCCGAGGAGCAGGGCCGCGCGGCCTCGGACCTGGTGTACTCGAACGCGCTGGTGGCCTGCGTCGGCAAGGACGACGCCGAGGTGGCCCGCCGTGCGGCGGCCATCGGACGCGACGTGGCCGAGCTGAAGGAAAACGGCCTGGCGGGTACGCCCGCCGAGGTCATCGACAAGGCCGGCCAGTACGGCGAACTGGGCTCCTCGCGGCTCTACCTCCAGATCCTGGACCTGAGCGACCTGGACCATCTCACCCTGATCGCCGACCAGGTGCAATCCCAGCTCTCATGA
- a CDS encoding nucleotide pyrophosphohydrolase — protein MSDSSHSNGHPSPPSPRPRTVAGLQRRLAEFAAARDWGQYHTPKNLAAALSVEAGELVEIFQWLTPEQSARVMADTESAARVEDEVADVLAYLLQFCEVLGVDALAALEAKIERNEKRFPTPGTGHSME, from the coding sequence GTGAGCGATTCTTCCCACAGCAATGGGCACCCCTCCCCTCCGTCCCCGCGGCCTCGTACCGTCGCCGGACTCCAGCGCAGGCTGGCCGAGTTCGCGGCGGCGCGCGACTGGGGGCAATACCACACGCCCAAGAATCTGGCGGCGGCGCTGAGCGTCGAGGCGGGCGAACTGGTCGAGATTTTCCAGTGGCTGACCCCGGAGCAATCGGCCCGGGTGATGGCCGATACGGAGTCGGCCGCGAGGGTCGAGGACGAGGTCGCGGATGTACTCGCCTACCTCCTCCAGTTCTGCGAAGTACTGGGGGTCGATGCACTCGCCGCACTGGAAGCAAAGATCGAGAGGAACGAAAAGCGTTTCCCGACCCCCGGAACCGGTCACTCTATGGAGTGA
- a CDS encoding ATP-binding protein, whose amino-acid sequence MHAPPPPPPSPPSSSDRPITPVTAPATAPGGAPALSELRLSAYRGLRARTVPLSRVTVLTGPSGSGKSTVLEAYEALAGLGRGAALSDVFPAAPAPLAASATSVVPAARPSAASTPASLAPTPAAPGGSSPYVPQAALPDRGGRRGFRLGCTVVGPAGPVRFDVAVQAEPELRVVGERLTGAGGETLLSTALRDPARRAVEVTWHTGNATRVLRTPFPDDRLAVPLLPLHVAGATAAQRTVLAAAEQVVVALRGVFACDPVPARMRGPVAEGDGLLRGCCENLAAVVGRTRAECSSRHAALLGVLRAGCAGPVAELRAEPGGRGLVRALVERGADRAVTPLEWLGDAELRYAALALVLLTGPGVLSVDPVSEVPAARQALTVLADGLDRDLDGAQTRQLLSLAARMGARGHVRLLATGPDSGPLAREAARERARAEGVSLVDLGA is encoded by the coding sequence ATGCACGCGCCTCCCCCTCCGCCCCCGTCCCCTCCGTCTTCTTCGGACCGGCCGATCACCCCTGTCACGGCCCCCGCAACCGCGCCCGGCGGCGCCCCGGCCCTCAGCGAGCTGCGGCTGTCCGCCTACCGGGGGCTGCGGGCGCGTACGGTCCCGCTCAGCCGGGTCACGGTGCTGACGGGGCCGAGCGGCAGCGGCAAGTCGACCGTCCTGGAGGCCTACGAGGCGCTCGCCGGGCTCGGCAGGGGCGCGGCGCTGAGCGACGTCTTCCCCGCCGCACCCGCCCCGCTCGCCGCATCCGCCACATCCGTGGTGCCCGCCGCCCGCCCGTCCGCCGCGTCCACGCCCGCATCCCTCGCGCCCACGCCTGCCGCGCCCGGTGGCTCCTCGCCCTACGTCCCGCAGGCGGCGCTCCCCGACCGGGGAGGGCGGCGCGGCTTCCGGCTGGGCTGCACGGTGGTGGGCCCGGCGGGCCCCGTGCGCTTCGACGTCGCGGTCCAGGCCGAACCCGAACTGCGCGTGGTGGGCGAGCGGCTGACGGGCGCGGGTGGCGAGACCCTGCTGTCCACGGCGCTGCGCGATCCGGCCCGGCGCGCGGTGGAGGTCACCTGGCACACCGGGAACGCCACGCGGGTCCTGCGTACGCCCTTTCCCGACGACCGGCTGGCCGTTCCGCTGCTGCCGCTTCACGTCGCGGGCGCGACGGCGGCGCAGCGCACGGTGCTGGCGGCGGCCGAACAGGTCGTCGTGGCCCTGCGCGGGGTCTTCGCCTGTGACCCGGTGCCCGCGCGGATGCGCGGGCCGGTCGCGGAGGGGGACGGGCTGCTGCGCGGCTGCTGCGAGAACCTCGCCGCCGTGGTGGGCCGTACCCGCGCCGAGTGCTCCTCGCGCCATGCCGCGCTGCTGGGCGTCCTGCGCGCGGGCTGTGCGGGCCCGGTGGCCGAGCTGCGGGCCGAGCCGGGTGGGCGCGGGCTGGTGCGCGCGCTCGTCGAGCGGGGCGCGGACCGGGCGGTGACGCCGCTGGAGTGGCTCGGCGACGCGGAGCTGCGGTACGCGGCGCTGGCGCTGGTGCTGCTGACGGGGCCCGGGGTGCTGTCGGTGGACCCGGTCAGCGAGGTACCGGCGGCGCGGCAGGCGCTGACGGTGCTCGCCGACGGCCTGGACCGCGATCTGGACGGCGCCCAGACGCGCCAACTGCTGTCGCTGGCGGCCCGGATGGGCGCGCGCGGGCATGTGCGGCTGCTGGCGACGGGCCCGGACTCGGGCCCGCTGGCCCGGGAGGCGGCACGGGAGCGGGCGCGGGCGGAGGGCGTGTCCCTGGTAGACCTGGGGGCGTGA
- a CDS encoding PaaX family transcriptional regulator: MAQNASPSLTRASPGSLILTFYGAYGRGLNSAGTVPVATLIRLLGAVGVDPPSVRSAVSRLKRRGLLTADNPGSKAAGYRPSPAATQLLEDGDDRIYARPEPDGTWLLAVFSVPESERQRRHVLRSRLARLGFGNAAPGIWIAPSHLEEETRHTLDRLELTPYVDLFRGGHVGFEPTAGAVARWWDLEAIAERHRAFLQAHEPVLRAWSRRRRTPPEAAYRDYLPALDAWRRLPYADPGLPPSLLPARWPGERAAKVFFALHEKLRDAGRAYVEETAAAR; encoded by the coding sequence GTGGCACAGAACGCGTCCCCCTCCTTGACCAGGGCTTCTCCCGGCTCGCTCATCCTCACCTTCTACGGCGCCTACGGGCGCGGCCTCAACAGCGCGGGAACCGTACCCGTCGCGACACTGATCCGCCTGCTCGGCGCCGTGGGTGTCGACCCGCCCTCCGTGCGCTCGGCCGTCTCCCGGCTCAAACGGCGCGGGCTGCTGACCGCCGACAACCCCGGGAGCAAGGCCGCCGGATACCGCCCGTCCCCGGCGGCCACCCAACTGCTCGAAGACGGCGACGATCGCATCTACGCGCGGCCCGAGCCGGACGGCACCTGGCTGCTGGCCGTCTTCTCCGTCCCCGAAAGCGAACGCCAGCGACGGCACGTGCTGCGCTCGCGGCTGGCCCGGCTGGGCTTCGGCAACGCGGCGCCCGGCATCTGGATCGCGCCATCGCATCTGGAGGAGGAGACCCGCCATACGCTCGACCGGCTCGAACTGACGCCGTATGTCGACCTGTTCCGGGGCGGGCATGTGGGCTTCGAGCCGACGGCCGGGGCGGTGGCCCGCTGGTGGGACCTGGAGGCGATCGCCGAGCGGCACCGCGCGTTCCTCCAGGCGCACGAGCCGGTGCTGCGCGCCTGGTCGCGGCGACGCCGCACCCCGCCGGAGGCGGCGTACCGCGACTATCTGCCCGCGCTGGACGCCTGGCGCCGGCTGCCCTACGCCGACCCCGGCCTGCCACCCTCGCTGCTCCCGGCGCGGTGGCCCGGCGAGCGTGCGGCGAAGGTCTTCTTCGCGCTGCACGAGAAGCTGCGGGACGCGGGGCGCGCCTACGTGGAAGAGACCGCCGCCGCGCGCTGA
- a CDS encoding DUF3099 domain-containing protein produces MYARRRRRYFALMAVCLVLFVSAWGFVRLWSVPAAVAMCVVAMVIPPVAAIIANRREPDDRWWDEPPAGSGPGSGSEGPGSGPPSRPTSTPPSAIPGQQRGGRGDGGRGRRGGRRPGGGR; encoded by the coding sequence ATGTACGCACGGCGGCGGCGGCGCTATTTCGCGCTGATGGCGGTCTGCCTGGTGCTGTTCGTCAGCGCCTGGGGCTTCGTGCGCTTGTGGTCGGTGCCGGCGGCTGTCGCGATGTGCGTGGTCGCCATGGTGATCCCGCCGGTCGCCGCGATCATCGCCAACCGGCGCGAGCCCGACGACCGCTGGTGGGACGAGCCGCCCGCCGGCTCCGGCCCCGGTTCAGGCTCCGAGGGGCCCGGCTCCGGGCCTCCCTCCCGGCCCACGTCCACACCCCCGTCCGCCATCCCGGGCCAGCAGCGCGGCGGACGCGGGGACGGCGGCCGGGGCCGCCGGGGCGGGCGACGGCCCGGCGGAGGCCGCTGA
- a CDS encoding AMP-binding protein, with product MEPTPSAHLDTFARDHLPPPEQWPRLLLDDPALQYPARLNCGTELLDRTVGRLGADRPAFHTGGMPPPGPEPGNAPGSPSPRRTWSYGELRATVDRLAHVLTGELGVVPGNRVLLRGPTTPELAACWLAVMKAGAVAVTVLAAQRAHELSTICRIARVSHALCDARVAGELERAAVPGLRTGLFGGGGEADVLRLAAGKPDTFEAVATAADDVALIAFTSGTTGRPKGCAHFHRDVLAVADTFSARVLRPRPEDVFTGTPPLGFTFGLGGLVLFPLRAGASALLDQWSGAGQLLEVVGEHRISVLFTAPTAYRAMLAQLEKPGGRGPYDLSSLRRCVSAGEHLPAATWESWYERTGLRIIDGIGATEMLHIFISASDEAIRPGRTGVPVPGFEARIVAADGSTPLPDGTPGLLAVRGPVGCRYLADERQRAYVHDGWNLTGDTYVRDDEGYFRYLARADDMIISAGYNIAGPEVEEALLRHPEVREAAVVGRPDEKRGQIVVAHVVLAPEAPRGSDMAETLRRFTLSELAPYKCPREIVFAQSLPRTPTGKLQRFRLREPGLGPPEPDLE from the coding sequence ATGGAACCGACTCCGTCAGCGCACCTCGACACCTTCGCCCGCGACCACCTGCCCCCGCCCGAACAGTGGCCAAGGCTCCTGCTGGACGATCCGGCGCTCCAATACCCCGCGCGCCTCAACTGCGGTACCGAGCTGCTGGATCGTACCGTCGGAAGGCTGGGCGCGGACCGTCCCGCCTTCCACACCGGCGGCATGCCCCCGCCCGGCCCGGAGCCGGGGAACGCGCCCGGCAGCCCCTCCCCCAGGCGCACCTGGTCGTACGGCGAACTGCGCGCCACCGTCGACCGGCTGGCGCACGTGCTCACCGGCGAGCTGGGCGTCGTCCCCGGCAACCGCGTCCTGCTGCGCGGCCCCACCACCCCGGAGCTGGCCGCCTGCTGGCTGGCGGTGATGAAGGCCGGGGCCGTCGCGGTCACCGTCCTGGCGGCCCAGCGCGCGCACGAGCTGAGCACCATCTGCCGTATCGCGCGGGTCAGCCACGCGCTGTGCGACGCGCGCGTGGCCGGGGAACTGGAACGCGCTGCGGTACCGGGGCTGCGCACCGGGCTGTTCGGCGGCGGCGGTGAGGCCGACGTGCTGCGGCTCGCGGCCGGAAAGCCCGACACGTTCGAGGCGGTGGCCACGGCGGCCGACGACGTGGCGCTGATCGCCTTCACCTCCGGCACCACGGGACGCCCGAAGGGCTGTGCGCACTTCCACCGGGACGTGCTGGCCGTGGCCGACACCTTCTCCGCACGGGTGCTGCGCCCGCGCCCGGAGGACGTGTTCACCGGAACCCCGCCGCTGGGCTTCACCTTCGGGCTCGGCGGCCTGGTGCTCTTCCCCCTGCGGGCCGGAGCCTCCGCGCTGCTGGACCAGTGGAGCGGGGCCGGACAGCTGCTGGAGGTGGTGGGGGAGCACCGCATATCCGTGCTGTTCACCGCGCCCACGGCCTACCGCGCGATGCTGGCGCAGCTGGAGAAGCCCGGCGGGCGCGGCCCCTACGACCTGTCCTCGCTGCGCCGCTGCGTCTCGGCCGGCGAGCATCTGCCCGCCGCCACCTGGGAGTCCTGGTACGAGCGCACCGGGCTGCGGATCATCGACGGGATCGGCGCGACGGAGATGCTGCACATCTTCATCTCCGCCTCCGACGAGGCGATACGGCCGGGCCGCACGGGCGTTCCCGTACCCGGGTTCGAGGCGCGGATAGTGGCGGCGGACGGCAGCACACCGCTGCCGGACGGCACGCCGGGGCTGCTCGCGGTGCGCGGCCCGGTGGGCTGCCGCTACCTCGCCGACGAGCGCCAGCGCGCGTACGTGCACGACGGCTGGAACCTCACCGGCGACACCTATGTGCGCGACGACGAGGGCTACTTCCGCTATCTCGCCCGCGCCGACGACATGATCATCTCGGCGGGCTACAACATCGCGGGCCCCGAGGTCGAGGAGGCGCTGCTGCGCCACCCCGAGGTGCGCGAGGCCGCGGTGGTGGGGCGCCCGGACGAGAAACGGGGCCAGATCGTGGTCGCCCATGTGGTCCTGGCGCCGGAGGCACCCCGGGGGAGTGACATGGCCGAAACCCTGCGCCGGTTCACGCTTTCGGAGCTGGCGCCGTACAAGTGTCCCCGGGAGATCGTCTTTGCGCAGTCGCTTCCGCGCACCCCTACGGGCAAACTCCAGCGGTTCCGGCTGCGGGAGCCCGGACTTGGCCCTCCCGAACCCGATCTAGAGTGA
- a CDS encoding bifunctional salicylyl-CoA 5-hydroxylase/oxidoreductase, translating into MSAAAPARALRVAVVGGGPGGLYAAVLLKRLDPKREVTVYERNAPDDTFGFGVVLSDETLGGIENADPDVYATLRGHMVRWDDIDVVHRGHTLTSSGHGFAALSRRTLLAALHARCRELGVTLRFRTPAPPAAELACGHDLVVAADGVHSATRAAHADVFRPTPVTHRCRYIWLAADFALDAFRFEIAETGHGIFQLHAYPYARHSPGTAGEERGASTVIVEAREEVWRAAGFDRLDERASAERCAKLFPETLAGRPLRGNNSQWTAFRTVVNDRWSHGNIALLGDAAHTAHFSIGSGTKLAVEDALALAACVREQPTLPEALAAYEAERKPVVQSTQRAARASLTWFEELEGYTAQPPHRFAFNLLTRSRRVTHDNLRLRDPGFVAATEREAGIPPGTPPMFTPFRLRGLTLRNRVVVSPMDMYKSRDGVPGDFHLVHLGARALGGAGLTMTEMVCVSPTGRITPGCAGLWTDEQEEAWRRVTTFAHAQSPTAAIGLQLGHSGRKGSTRLMWEGIDDPLPEGNWPLVAPSPLPYRPGVSQTPQELTADQMAGVRDEFTESARRAARAGFDLLELHCAHGYLLSGFLSPLTNRRTDAYGGSLTARLRYPLEVFDAVREVWPAERPMTVRISATDWAPGGTTGEEALRVAAAFAEHGADAIDVSTGQVVAEERPDFGRSYQTPYADRIRNVLGVPVIAVGALSSWDDVNSLVLAGRADLCALARPHLYDPHWTLHAAAEQGYSGPGAPWPEPYQAGSRRPPTGRTDAPKPRLAL; encoded by the coding sequence GTGAGCGCGGCGGCGCCCGCGCGGGCCCTGCGGGTCGCCGTCGTCGGGGGTGGGCCCGGGGGGCTGTACGCGGCCGTCCTCCTCAAGCGGCTGGATCCGAAGCGCGAGGTCACCGTCTACGAACGCAACGCGCCCGACGACACGTTCGGCTTCGGCGTCGTCCTGTCCGACGAGACCCTCGGCGGCATCGAGAACGCCGACCCGGACGTCTACGCCACGCTGCGCGGCCACATGGTCCGCTGGGACGACATCGACGTCGTCCACCGCGGCCACACCCTGACCTCCTCGGGCCACGGCTTCGCCGCGCTCTCCCGCCGCACCCTGCTGGCCGCCTTGCACGCGCGCTGCCGCGAGCTGGGTGTCACCCTGCGCTTCCGCACCCCGGCGCCCCCCGCCGCCGAACTGGCCTGCGGGCACGACCTGGTGGTGGCCGCCGACGGTGTGCACAGCGCCACCCGCGCGGCCCACGCCGACGTCTTCCGGCCCACGCCGGTCACCCACCGCTGCCGCTACATCTGGCTGGCCGCCGACTTCGCGCTCGACGCCTTCCGCTTCGAGATCGCCGAGACCGGACACGGCATCTTCCAGCTGCACGCCTACCCTTACGCCCGACACTCGCCCGGCACCGCGGGGGAGGAGCGGGGTGCCTCCACCGTCATCGTCGAGGCGCGCGAAGAGGTGTGGCGGGCCGCCGGGTTCGACCGGCTGGACGAGCGCGCCTCGGCCGAGCGCTGCGCCAAGCTCTTCCCCGAGACCCTCGCCGGTCGCCCCCTGCGCGGCAACAACTCCCAGTGGACGGCCTTCCGCACCGTCGTCAACGACCGCTGGTCGCACGGCAACATCGCCTTGCTCGGGGACGCCGCGCACACCGCGCACTTCTCCATCGGCTCCGGCACCAAGCTCGCCGTCGAGGACGCCCTCGCGCTCGCCGCCTGCGTACGCGAACAGCCCACGCTTCCCGAGGCGCTGGCCGCCTACGAGGCCGAGCGCAAGCCCGTCGTGCAGTCCACGCAGCGCGCCGCGCGGGCGAGCCTGACCTGGTTCGAGGAGCTGGAGGGGTACACCGCGCAGCCTCCCCACCGGTTCGCCTTCAACCTGCTCACCCGCAGCCGCCGCGTCACCCACGACAACCTGCGCCTGCGCGACCCCGGCTTCGTCGCGGCCACCGAGCGGGAGGCCGGGATCCCGCCCGGCACGCCGCCGATGTTCACCCCCTTCCGGCTGCGCGGACTGACGCTGCGAAACCGCGTCGTCGTCTCCCCGATGGACATGTACAAGTCGCGGGACGGGGTCCCGGGGGACTTCCACCTCGTCCACCTGGGCGCCCGCGCGCTCGGCGGCGCCGGGCTGACCATGACCGAGATGGTGTGCGTCTCGCCCACCGGCCGGATCACCCCTGGCTGCGCCGGGCTGTGGACGGACGAGCAGGAGGAGGCCTGGCGCCGCGTGACCACGTTCGCGCACGCCCAGTCGCCGACCGCCGCGATCGGTCTCCAGCTCGGCCACTCCGGGCGCAAGGGCTCGACGAGGCTCATGTGGGAGGGCATCGACGACCCGCTGCCGGAGGGCAACTGGCCCCTGGTGGCCCCCTCGCCGCTGCCCTACCGCCCAGGGGTCAGCCAGACCCCGCAGGAGCTGACGGCCGATCAGATGGCTGGCGTACGGGACGAGTTCACCGAGTCGGCACGCCGGGCGGCCCGCGCAGGGTTCGACCTGCTGGAGTTGCACTGCGCACACGGCTACCTGCTGTCCGGCTTCCTCTCCCCGCTCACCAACCGGCGCACCGACGCCTACGGCGGCTCCCTGACCGCGCGGCTGCGCTACCCGCTGGAGGTCTTCGACGCGGTGCGCGAGGTGTGGCCCGCCGAGCGCCCCATGACCGTCCGGATCTCGGCCACCGACTGGGCTCCCGGCGGCACCACGGGCGAGGAAGCGCTGCGCGTCGCGGCGGCCTTCGCCGAGCACGGCGCCGACGCCATCGACGTGTCCACCGGACAGGTCGTCGCCGAGGAGCGCCCCGACTTCGGCCGCTCCTACCAGACCCCGTACGCCGACCGGATACGCAACGTCCTGGGCGTCCCCGTCATCGCCGTCGGCGCCCTCTCCTCCTGGGACGACGTCAACTCGCTGGTCCTGGCGGGCCGCGCCGACCTGTGCGCGCTGGCCAGACCGCACCTCTACGACCCGCACTGGACCCTGCACGCCGCCGCCGAACAGGGCTACAGCGGGCCCGGCGCCCCCTGGCCCGAGCCGTATCAGGCGGGCAGCCGCAGACCGCCCACCGGCCGCACGGACGCCCCCAAGCCACGGCTCGCTCTGTAA
- a CDS encoding enoyl-CoA hydratase family protein: MSPFSGSARRTSEWRHLKVTEDDGVTTVTLARPAKLNALTFEAYADLRDLLAELSHRDRPRALVLGGEGRAFCSGGDVDEIIGATLEMDTAQLLDFNRMTGQVVRALREAPFPVVAAVHGAAAGAGAVLALASDFRVADPTARFSFLFTKVGLSGGDMGAAYLLPRVIGLGHATRVLMLGEPVRAPEAERIGLISQLVDEGGTAKAAQALARRLADGPALAHAQTKALLTAELDLPLSGAVELDAATQAMLMHGEDYAEFHAAFTAKRPPVWQGR; encoded by the coding sequence ATGAGCCCGTTCTCCGGATCCGCCCGGCGCACCAGCGAGTGGCGGCACCTGAAGGTGACCGAGGACGACGGCGTCACCACCGTCACGCTCGCGCGCCCCGCCAAGCTGAACGCGCTCACCTTCGAGGCGTACGCCGATCTGCGTGACCTGCTCGCCGAACTGTCCCACCGCGACCGCCCGCGCGCGCTCGTGCTCGGCGGCGAGGGCCGCGCCTTCTGCTCGGGCGGCGACGTGGACGAGATCATCGGCGCCACCCTGGAGATGGACACGGCCCAGCTGCTGGACTTCAACCGGATGACCGGGCAGGTCGTACGCGCTCTCAGGGAGGCGCCGTTCCCCGTCGTCGCCGCCGTGCACGGGGCGGCGGCCGGCGCGGGGGCCGTGCTCGCGCTGGCCTCGGACTTCCGGGTGGCCGACCCCACGGCGCGCTTCTCGTTCCTGTTCACCAAGGTCGGCCTCTCCGGCGGCGACATGGGCGCCGCCTACCTGCTGCCCCGCGTCATCGGCCTCGGCCACGCCACCCGCGTCCTGATGCTCGGCGAGCCCGTCCGCGCCCCGGAGGCCGAACGCATCGGGCTGATCAGCCAGCTCGTCGACGAGGGCGGGACGGCGAAGGCCGCGCAAGCCCTGGCCAGGCGGCTGGCGGACGGCCCCGCGCTCGCCCACGCCCAGACCAAGGCGCTGCTCACCGCGGAGCTGGACCTGCCGCTGTCCGGCGCGGTCGAACTGGACGCCGCCACCCAGGCGATGCTGATGCACGGCGAGGACTACGCCGAATTCCACGCCGCCTTCACCGCGAAGCGGCCTCCCGTCTGGCAGGGAAGGTGA